The proteins below come from a single Corynebacterium cystitidis genomic window:
- a CDS encoding DUF6531 domain-containing protein: MKLPPFINFLDNEFHVGGDPSAITQTAVKWRRFAYDASDGAESLRDINVGSFEGSEGEDYRELVKVEYAHYLQNMAAIHEQVGLEMEGYGGVLESTLQEMDVIVEAARTTHTNVNLAVDEWAAARTAYMAATDPVVKSGFFTAMNDAANRWSGLMETWNGHLRDATGLKNQLKKRANDARLLINRLEKEQHWPKVGWWRRHVLAGIDNFFDRHADFLNDAADAAGMAPHPLAQVGAAALYLALWATGNADGSIMKRLVTGKTNRIRQVLAPLYAANNAQNATVGNRGTAAGEPIDMASGALVDREEDIRLAGTLPLTITRTLNTSLLLDVGGSYAFGTGWFSELDVCLEVHDDTVFMLTADGAVLTFPAPPSDGSEVSADGRAMRLSYGDGTYRVRDLENAVTWSFSVGANQQTPLGPIEDGVASSGSDPLGAGVRPGSVGAVIAGYMTYRVTGLVDRTGMSVSVQYNPRTNRAERVQRLDGSTLHLEWDEIVGRVSRISLTNEHTHPDADPLVLATYEYGPRGELLRVINSHEKSLSYYYDDSGRVNGWTDRNGIHYLHIYDDHGRVIAQAGSGGAHTNALVWAPDEETGGQICVLLETAGDFDPEVAAEETVAEVEARARSAREMAIVTALESGSLEWADLSEQGHLLVDDTLGDVRPSVYRSTPTGDVWEISSPSGRRENFEYNQWHQKTRIVSATGHTTRIGYSDYGHPVHIVHDDGTEENTVEGPWGQPVKTIDRAGRVTTFDVDDFGVTTAVHHPDGATETYEYDIRATGIFPTVYRDADGVATIYECNDAGLVTAQSDDAGHRCTLVRDMRGLIVEIINPAGESTRIGYSPEGWANHVTHQDGTTQRAVYDGEGNQIQRINEIGNSAVTSYTAMDKPWKLVDESGAETRIDYNSQMQPVAFINADGRSWTFRYDLDGNCVGQTDFNGISTNLAAPGDNTITTVSPMGETIETYNQAGLLLRKEEPGQTTVYEYDALGRLSSLRNDFTTIDFGYDDYSDRVLSEVVTLYSGEETQIHYSYTAAGRLTQRRITLPSGEVINAVHTHDSAGDTAAINLRSCRGHNADEQWLDTFEFDTTVTGQRAGLRVNALVEQRTYDSRNRLVRQSIMHGGRGADRDQANEIASRGYQWRADDVLTGIRDGLGGDRSFEVDDLGHLTCVTKDGGSTESYGFSAAGKLNSIDDGTAASDYDALVHYRGTAPVRVGRTSLEYDGLNRVTTTRTTRLSQKPLVKNFYYHPTSTQPIGFDSSDHPNLGWRYLYDGAGRRVAKEKIDKRTNTILERLVFIYSGDRLYAQQATLTPPDNDTKDGYTSDNNAGETLVWVRDPHDGHVVAQITLGSPCPQTALVTTGLSGAPEHLIDSATGELIGSAISTAYGQRQWRGESSPLLFAGQYFDEESGWAYNRFRYYHPQLAVYNAQDPLGVDPKWSSAQAYVDHPAMMIDLLGLKSCTQLGRDGERVFNKVLVDAYGKKKVSREVSVNVTVSEPEVYLKGSDVPRNIKDRATNHRQARTRVDFVAQDKHGNLHFYEVKTGDATLTTPQAALRDEINANRDDDKRIVWDSKRYGTNPKPVQTEDPTWATGQDKLEGIGVRNRYLDQKGPDGKNVSRPIPGFGGEEGKSFYHTVRMDRKGNSLVLDDGTVIVDDTMTVQESAQRLRQSQEYSTADPATLQDRFGPNSVDEFKPGEATRHADEYGEKLQKR; encoded by the coding sequence GTGAAACTTCCACCTTTTATCAACTTTCTTGATAACGAATTCCATGTTGGCGGTGATCCATCCGCAATTACCCAGACAGCCGTGAAGTGGCGGCGCTTTGCTTACGATGCCTCTGACGGTGCGGAATCGCTTAGAGATATCAATGTGGGTTCTTTCGAAGGCAGCGAAGGAGAGGACTACCGTGAGCTAGTTAAGGTTGAGTACGCTCATTATCTTCAGAACATGGCTGCCATTCACGAGCAAGTTGGCCTCGAAATGGAGGGATACGGCGGCGTTTTAGAATCCACATTGCAGGAGATGGATGTCATTGTGGAGGCCGCCAGGACTACCCACACCAATGTAAACTTGGCGGTTGACGAATGGGCAGCCGCGCGAACCGCATACATGGCGGCAACGGATCCTGTGGTTAAGTCTGGCTTCTTTACGGCCATGAACGACGCAGCAAACCGGTGGTCAGGTCTGATGGAGACGTGGAATGGTCATCTGCGGGATGCGACAGGTCTCAAAAACCAGCTGAAGAAGAGGGCGAACGATGCCCGACTTCTGATCAACAGGCTCGAGAAAGAACAACACTGGCCGAAAGTTGGATGGTGGCGACGTCATGTCTTAGCGGGGATCGATAATTTCTTTGACAGACACGCGGATTTCCTTAACGATGCAGCAGATGCAGCGGGGATGGCCCCGCACCCGCTTGCCCAGGTTGGGGCAGCCGCGCTGTACCTAGCCTTGTGGGCAACCGGCAATGCTGACGGCAGCATCATGAAGCGTTTGGTTACCGGTAAAACAAACAGAATACGCCAGGTACTTGCCCCACTTTACGCAGCAAACAATGCCCAGAATGCCACTGTTGGCAACCGTGGTACCGCAGCAGGTGAGCCGATTGACATGGCCAGTGGAGCCCTGGTGGACCGAGAAGAAGATATCAGGCTCGCGGGCACGTTGCCACTTACTATCACCCGTACTCTTAACACGAGTTTGCTGCTTGACGTAGGAGGCAGCTATGCATTCGGCACAGGGTGGTTTTCTGAGCTCGATGTCTGCCTGGAAGTTCACGACGATACAGTATTCATGCTCACCGCAGATGGTGCGGTCCTTACTTTCCCTGCACCTCCCTCAGATGGTAGTGAAGTCAGCGCCGATGGCCGTGCGATGCGGTTATCATACGGTGACGGTACCTACCGCGTTCGCGATCTGGAAAACGCTGTTACCTGGAGCTTTTCCGTCGGCGCTAACCAGCAAACACCGCTCGGCCCAATAGAAGATGGGGTTGCATCTTCCGGAAGCGATCCCCTCGGTGCCGGAGTGCGTCCTGGATCTGTCGGCGCGGTCATCGCCGGCTACATGACGTATCGTGTTACCGGGCTGGTTGATCGTACAGGCATGAGCGTGTCAGTGCAGTACAACCCCAGGACAAACAGGGCCGAAAGAGTTCAGCGCTTAGATGGTTCCACCCTGCATCTGGAATGGGATGAGATAGTTGGGCGAGTCAGCCGCATTAGCCTGACCAACGAGCACACTCATCCCGATGCAGACCCGCTGGTGCTGGCTACCTACGAGTATGGTCCACGAGGTGAGCTGCTTCGCGTGATCAATTCCCATGAAAAATCATTGTCCTACTACTATGATGACTCTGGGCGTGTCAACGGCTGGACAGACCGCAATGGCATTCACTACCTGCATATTTATGATGATCACGGGCGAGTTATTGCCCAAGCCGGTTCGGGTGGTGCCCACACTAATGCCTTGGTGTGGGCACCCGATGAGGAAACTGGTGGACAGATCTGCGTCCTGCTGGAGACAGCTGGTGATTTTGACCCCGAAGTAGCAGCGGAGGAAACAGTTGCAGAGGTGGAGGCACGCGCACGTTCCGCACGTGAAATGGCTATTGTCACCGCCTTGGAGTCTGGTTCCTTGGAATGGGCAGACCTGTCCGAGCAAGGCCATCTGCTGGTAGATGACACACTGGGTGATGTTCGCCCCAGCGTATACCGTTCTACTCCTACAGGTGATGTGTGGGAGATTTCCTCTCCTTCGGGACGGCGAGAAAACTTCGAATACAACCAGTGGCATCAAAAGACCCGCATCGTCTCAGCGACAGGCCACACAACCCGGATTGGCTACAGTGACTACGGGCACCCCGTCCACATCGTGCATGACGATGGGACCGAAGAAAACACAGTTGAAGGCCCATGGGGCCAGCCGGTCAAGACTATTGATCGCGCTGGGCGGGTGACAACCTTCGATGTTGATGATTTCGGAGTCACTACCGCAGTGCACCATCCAGACGGTGCCACCGAAACCTACGAGTACGACATACGCGCCACCGGAATCTTCCCCACTGTTTACCGGGATGCCGACGGCGTTGCCACTATCTACGAGTGCAACGATGCTGGCTTGGTTACAGCCCAAAGTGATGACGCTGGCCATCGCTGCACACTGGTTCGAGATATGCGTGGGCTTATTGTAGAAATCATCAACCCAGCTGGTGAAAGTACCCGCATCGGCTACAGCCCGGAAGGCTGGGCTAACCACGTCACTCACCAGGACGGAACAACACAACGCGCAGTCTACGATGGAGAAGGAAACCAGATCCAACGGATCAATGAAATAGGAAATAGCGCCGTTACGTCTTATACCGCCATGGATAAGCCGTGGAAACTCGTTGATGAATCCGGCGCAGAAACACGAATTGATTACAACAGCCAGATGCAGCCGGTGGCCTTTATCAATGCGGATGGCCGCTCGTGGACGTTCCGTTATGACTTGGACGGTAACTGCGTCGGCCAAACCGACTTCAATGGAATCAGCACCAATCTGGCCGCCCCAGGCGACAACACCATAACCACGGTCTCTCCGATGGGAGAAACTATAGAAACCTACAACCAGGCCGGACTTTTGCTACGCAAAGAAGAGCCCGGTCAAACAACGGTGTATGAGTACGATGCCTTAGGCCGTCTCAGCTCACTGCGCAATGACTTCACCACTATCGACTTTGGCTACGATGACTACTCGGATCGTGTCCTCTCTGAGGTCGTTACTCTCTACTCTGGTGAAGAAACACAGATACATTATTCCTACACTGCGGCTGGCAGGCTAACTCAACGGCGGATCACCCTTCCCAGCGGAGAGGTTATTAACGCAGTGCACACGCACGATAGTGCCGGTGACACTGCAGCGATTAACCTGCGGTCTTGTCGTGGACACAACGCCGATGAACAGTGGCTTGATACCTTCGAATTCGACACTACAGTTACTGGTCAGCGTGCTGGGTTGCGTGTTAATGCACTTGTTGAACAGCGTACTTATGATTCCCGGAATCGGTTGGTGCGGCAGTCGATTATGCACGGTGGGCGCGGGGCTGATAGGGATCAGGCGAATGAGATTGCATCTCGTGGATATCAGTGGCGTGCTGATGATGTGCTTACCGGTATTCGTGATGGGTTGGGTGGTGATCGTAGTTTTGAGGTTGATGACCTAGGCCACCTTACCTGTGTTACCAAAGATGGTGGCAGTACTGAAAGTTATGGTTTTTCGGCAGCCGGTAAGTTAAATTCCATTGATGATGGGACCGCAGCATCGGACTATGATGCACTGGTACATTATCGGGGCACGGCACCTGTGCGAGTAGGCCGTACCAGCCTGGAGTACGACGGGCTTAATCGAGTCACGACAACTAGAACCACACGTCTCTCTCAGAAACCACTGGTCAAGAATTTCTATTACCACCCCACTAGTACTCAACCAATCGGTTTTGATTCCTCCGACCACCCGAATCTGGGGTGGCGCTATCTCTACGATGGTGCTGGCAGGCGTGTAGCTAAAGAAAAGATCGACAAACGCACCAACACGATCCTTGAACGGCTAGTCTTCATCTATTCGGGTGACCGGCTTTACGCGCAACAAGCCACCCTCACGCCCCCGGACAATGACACAAAGGATGGTTACACTAGCGACAACAACGCTGGAGAAACGCTAGTGTGGGTACGCGACCCACACGACGGGCACGTGGTAGCGCAGATTACTCTAGGTTCCCCTTGCCCTCAGACCGCATTGGTGACTACGGGGCTTTCTGGGGCTCCAGAACACCTGATTGACAGCGCCACCGGTGAATTGATCGGCTCAGCCATATCCACTGCCTATGGCCAGCGCCAGTGGCGTGGTGAGTCCAGCCCACTGCTTTTTGCCGGCCAATACTTTGATGAGGAATCTGGGTGGGCCTACAACCGTTTCCGCTACTACCATCCGCAACTAGCGGTATATAACGCACAGGACCCGCTCGGTGTCGATCCAAAATGGTCTTCTGCCCAAGCTTACGTGGACCACCCCGCGATGATGATTGATTTGCTCGGTCTCAAGTCCTGCACACAGCTCGGCCGTGACGGCGAGAGAGTGTTCAACAAAGTGCTTGTTGATGCGTACGGTAAGAAGAAAGTGTCACGGGAAGTCAGTGTGAATGTCACGGTGTCTGAACCAGAGGTTTATCTCAAAGGTAGTGATGTGCCCAGGAATATTAAGGACCGGGCAACAAACCATCGCCAAGCACGGACCAGGGTGGATTTCGTTGCCCAAGACAAGCATGGCAACCTTCACTTCTACGAAGTCAAAACTGGAGACGCAACACTAACAACCCCTCAGGCAGCACTCCGCGATGAGATCAACGCCAACCGAGACGATGATAAACGCATCGTCTGGGACTCAAAACGCTACGGCACAAATCCAAAACCAGTCCAAACCGAGGACCCAACCTGGGCCACCGGACAAGACAAACTCGAAGGAATTGGGGTCCGAAACCGCTACCTGGATCAGAAGGGTCCGGATGGCAAGAATGTGTCCCGTCCGATTCCTGGATTCGGTGGCGAGGAAGGTAAAAGCTTCTATCACACCGTGAGAATGGACCGCAAAGGAAATAGCCTAGTCCTTGATGATGGCACCGTCATCGTCGATGACACGATGACTGTCCAAGAATCAGCACAACGACTTCGCCAATCACAAGAATACTCCACGGCAGACCCAGCTACGCTGCAAGATAGGTTCGGCCCTAACTCTGTTGATGAATTCAAGCCGGGTGAAGCAACACGCCACGCAGACGAGTACGGTGAAAAGCTACAAAAGAGATGA
- a CDS encoding heme/hemin ABC transporter substrate-binding protein, producing MILLQRFRRLMVAAVVVTCLHVTGCASWDSTPQSTTDQLASDLREQGTSTAPQQGLALVEELAEVEPIENQPKQQLPVELVDADGYNVSITDTSRILALDLYGTYTKTLRGLGFTDNIVGRTVSSTEASLSDVPVVTQGHTLNAEAVLNLQPTLVIVDHSIGPPEAIDQIREAGVTTVVMEPTRSLDTMEQDILDVAGVMGVPEVGEKLAQRSRDDVITAQETIAEIRPETPLKMAFLYARGTGGVFYLLGQETGTQDLIEALGGIDVATENGVGAPRPATPEALAEVNPEVFVMMSGGLESTGDLEGLLARPGVSQTIAGSNQRVLALPDGDSLAYGPQTGELLLRAAQELYQPGAADTEDAGR from the coding sequence ATGATTCTCCTGCAACGATTCCGTCGGTTGATGGTGGCAGCGGTCGTCGTCACGTGCCTGCATGTGACGGGATGTGCGAGCTGGGATTCAACACCGCAGTCCACCACCGACCAACTCGCCTCTGATCTGCGGGAGCAAGGCACAAGCACGGCACCCCAACAAGGCCTTGCGCTGGTTGAGGAGCTGGCAGAGGTGGAACCGATCGAGAATCAACCGAAACAGCAGTTGCCGGTTGAGCTTGTCGACGCCGATGGCTACAACGTCTCCATCACAGATACCTCACGTATTCTGGCGCTCGACCTCTACGGAACCTACACGAAAACACTGCGTGGGCTAGGTTTCACTGACAATATTGTGGGAAGGACGGTGAGCTCCACGGAGGCGTCGTTAAGCGACGTACCCGTGGTCACCCAAGGCCATACCTTGAACGCGGAAGCCGTGCTCAACCTGCAGCCAACACTGGTGATAGTGGACCACTCGATCGGCCCACCGGAAGCGATCGACCAAATCCGGGAAGCCGGGGTGACTACCGTGGTGATGGAACCTACTCGATCGCTTGACACGATGGAACAAGACATTCTTGACGTAGCAGGTGTGATGGGCGTGCCCGAGGTGGGCGAAAAGCTGGCGCAACGCAGCCGCGATGACGTGATCACTGCGCAAGAAACCATCGCCGAAATCCGCCCCGAAACCCCACTCAAGATGGCGTTTCTGTACGCTCGCGGAACCGGTGGTGTGTTCTACCTGCTGGGGCAAGAAACAGGCACACAAGACTTAATCGAAGCCCTCGGCGGGATCGACGTAGCCACCGAAAATGGTGTGGGCGCACCACGTCCGGCGACACCCGAGGCACTCGCGGAAGTAAACCCCGAAGTGTTTGTGATGATGAGCGGCGGACTCGAATCCACAGGCGACCTAGAAGGGCTGCTGGCCCGGCCAGGGGTGAGCCAAACCATTGCCGGGAGCAACCAGCGCGTGCTTGCGCTTCCCGACGGTGACTCTTTAGCCTACGGCCCTCAAACCGGCGAACTGCTCCTGCGTGCAGCACAAGAGTTGTACCAACCGGGCGCTGCGGATACTGAAGACGCAGGCAGGTAG
- a CDS encoding FecCD family ABC transporter permease, with the protein MAEHDTAEGGVPESGVFKRRRTNRIIFLAVVAVLIVAASVVSVCIGQYQLAPGEIWPLLRQGPIHAQQPGNLDASVLWQIRLPRVVLGLLVGAALGVGGALMQAVFANPLAEPSVIGVTSGAGVGAALVIVAGSVTGAAGSAGAAALSTVSVPAAAFIAGLVATAVVYQLSRIGGRATVVTLILVGIALNAVCGAAISLLIFLAPTTAREQIVFWQMGTLAGATWEQTGIVATLTLLGIVGALTVASKLDILALGDAAAQHVGVNVGRLRMVAIALSTLLTAAAVSFAGLIGFIGLVVPHIVRTALGPSNKVLVPASALGGALLIGVADIFARTLIPFADMPIGIFTALIGGPTFFFLLRKMLRKRQQL; encoded by the coding sequence ATGGCTGAACATGACACGGCTGAAGGCGGTGTGCCTGAAAGTGGCGTGTTCAAGCGGAGGCGCACCAACCGCATCATTTTTCTCGCGGTGGTTGCTGTACTGATTGTGGCCGCAAGCGTGGTCTCAGTATGTATTGGGCAGTATCAGCTTGCGCCAGGTGAAATTTGGCCACTGTTGCGCCAAGGCCCGATTCACGCGCAGCAGCCCGGCAACCTGGATGCGTCGGTGTTGTGGCAGATCCGGCTGCCTCGCGTGGTGTTAGGCCTGCTAGTTGGTGCGGCCCTGGGAGTGGGTGGAGCACTGATGCAAGCTGTGTTTGCCAACCCGCTGGCAGAGCCCTCTGTGATCGGTGTGACCAGTGGCGCCGGGGTTGGTGCAGCACTGGTCATCGTCGCAGGCAGTGTAACAGGCGCAGCCGGATCGGCCGGTGCAGCCGCCTTGAGCACTGTGTCGGTCCCGGCGGCCGCGTTCATCGCGGGTCTTGTAGCAACAGCAGTGGTGTATCAACTTTCGCGGATAGGCGGACGTGCCACCGTGGTCACCTTGATCTTGGTGGGTATTGCCCTGAACGCGGTGTGTGGTGCGGCGATTTCGCTGTTGATTTTCCTGGCGCCCACTACGGCGCGCGAGCAAATCGTGTTCTGGCAAATGGGCACCCTTGCTGGGGCTACGTGGGAACAAACAGGGATTGTGGCAACGTTGACACTTCTCGGCATTGTGGGTGCGCTGACCGTAGCATCCAAGCTGGACATTTTGGCTTTAGGTGATGCCGCTGCCCAGCATGTGGGAGTTAATGTGGGCCGGTTGCGCATGGTTGCCATAGCCCTGTCCACCCTGCTAACCGCCGCCGCGGTGTCTTTTGCGGGGCTAATCGGGTTTATTGGATTAGTTGTGCCGCATATAGTGCGTACGGCGCTGGGGCCTTCCAATAAGGTTTTGGTGCCGGCGTCCGCGCTCGGCGGGGCTTTATTGATTGGGGTAGCGGATATCTTTGCACGGACGCTGATCCCGTTTGCGGATATGCCGATCGGCATTTTCACCGCCTTGATTGGCGGCCCCACATTCTTCTTCCTGTTGCGCAAGATGCTGCGAAAGAGGCAGCAGCTATGA
- a CDS encoding biliverdin-producing heme oxygenase: MTSTTATSLSPTPSTELLSVALRNQTAKAHEAAEGSAFMQMLLNGQLDKDSVVQLHGQYWAIYPALDAAMAEAAVATCAAAIYDPRLERTAALEHDLHAMCGDAWRDEIVITPATKRYVERLEQLRLQISPLVIAQHYVRYLGDLSGGQVIRRCLGRDYGIPESSLTFYDFSAVGKIPTYRNQYRQKLDELALNDEARARLVEEAQYAFRLNQEMFADLQRVSHSQA; the protein is encoded by the coding sequence ATGACATCAACCACCGCCACTAGCCTCTCCCCTACACCTTCCACTGAGCTTCTATCTGTTGCCCTGCGAAACCAGACAGCTAAGGCGCACGAGGCCGCAGAGGGTTCAGCCTTCATGCAGATGCTGCTCAATGGGCAGCTTGATAAGGATAGTGTGGTGCAGCTTCACGGCCAGTACTGGGCGATCTATCCCGCGCTTGATGCCGCAATGGCCGAGGCTGCTGTAGCTACGTGTGCAGCCGCCATCTATGATCCTCGCCTGGAACGTACTGCCGCTCTCGAGCATGATTTGCACGCTATGTGCGGGGATGCGTGGCGGGACGAGATTGTGATTACTCCGGCGACGAAACGCTACGTTGAGCGTCTTGAGCAGTTGCGTTTGCAGATATCCCCGTTGGTCATCGCGCAGCATTACGTGCGCTACTTAGGTGATCTGTCTGGTGGGCAGGTGATTCGCCGCTGCTTAGGGCGCGACTACGGTATCCCAGAATCGAGCTTGACGTTCTACGATTTCAGTGCAGTGGGAAAGATCCCTACGTACCGCAACCAGTACCGGCAGAAGTTGGATGAGCTTGCGCTTAACGACGAGGCGCGTGCTCGTCTCGTGGAAGAAGCGCAGTATGCGTTTCGGCTGAATCAGGAAATGTTTGCGGACTTGCAGCGGGTATCTCACTCTCAGGCCTAG
- a CDS encoding HtaA domain-containing protein gives MRRLHFARRSFRGAIVAACVATLAAFFSPISPGIPQAHAATCEVGGELHWGVKESFRNYISGRIAKGEYTARDGAVDAGSHFVFPVSGSRVISQAQGEVDFDGTLTFYGHKGSLDITLTDFGLNINGSTAELTADFTTRKFTGFNPGVIGEEQTGDDAVIVTVQLDSPADFYGSEISLNGITTLGDGGRVLFGDFYDANERLDNTGGALTVTGCDASSVGKGGSGGNKGGDRGQTDSGATTGVAGLLGGLNDTLVEVNGLFVNTDNVITNGEILYNRSAPGSASTKGTRGTAKSTASQASQTASTSKTSGGSQNSGDNSNNYAGSRTSGNNTSGNASTKAPTSAGTSGNSGGGGNTGGGGTLAQAARGAAGLAPAVTDDLCSAESSRGIVSSQAQWGVRTSFRSYIRGTIANGGWNLTGVSFNNDTFNFTGTSGAVDPATKTGTIMYPGTINFYGHGGILDTTFSNMEIQFSGNSGQLIVDAQSNSVEGIPKDYGRVALADLSFSSLDVNDSSASGQAQAYLTEAGADAFGQFYPVGDALDPISFDAQLGGPPSCVEGQGTAASQAGSGSSADKEAAAKLRAGGVGANGSAGAPGDKPGAKNDPANPDNAHLAHSESSEEGDGEDKGGLFRIKNSASGEGDEGLWSDANIARLLMIIASLGVGAFSTMRSLRVF, from the coding sequence ATGCGACGACTTCATTTTGCCCGCAGATCATTTCGCGGCGCTATCGTCGCTGCGTGTGTGGCCACATTAGCAGCGTTTTTCTCTCCAATTTCGCCGGGGATTCCCCAGGCACACGCCGCCACATGTGAAGTAGGCGGGGAGTTGCACTGGGGCGTAAAGGAATCCTTCCGCAACTACATTTCAGGGCGCATTGCCAAAGGTGAATACACAGCTCGTGACGGGGCCGTTGACGCTGGCAGCCACTTCGTATTCCCGGTTTCCGGATCGCGTGTGATCAGCCAAGCTCAAGGCGAGGTTGATTTCGATGGCACCTTGACTTTCTATGGGCACAAAGGTTCGCTAGACATCACTCTGACGGACTTCGGCCTCAACATCAACGGATCCACCGCGGAGCTCACTGCGGACTTCACCACACGTAAATTTACAGGCTTTAACCCCGGAGTAATCGGCGAAGAACAAACGGGCGATGATGCCGTGATCGTTACCGTGCAGTTGGACAGCCCTGCCGATTTCTATGGATCTGAAATCTCACTGAATGGCATCACCACCCTGGGTGATGGTGGCAGAGTACTATTCGGCGATTTTTATGACGCAAACGAACGCCTAGACAACACCGGCGGTGCGCTCACGGTAACGGGCTGCGATGCTTCTTCGGTAGGAAAAGGAGGCTCCGGTGGAAACAAAGGGGGCGATCGCGGCCAGACCGATTCCGGCGCCACCACCGGGGTGGCCGGTTTGTTAGGGGGTCTCAACGACACCCTTGTGGAGGTCAACGGATTGTTCGTGAATACGGACAACGTGATCACTAACGGTGAAATACTTTATAACCGCAGCGCTCCTGGTTCGGCCAGCACTAAAGGCACCAGGGGCACGGCAAAATCCACAGCGTCCCAAGCCTCTCAGACAGCCTCAACATCTAAGACCTCGGGTGGCTCGCAGAACAGCGGAGATAACAGCAACAACTACGCAGGATCACGAACCTCCGGAAATAACACAAGCGGAAATGCTTCGACAAAGGCGCCGACAAGCGCTGGGACCTCCGGCAACTCTGGCGGGGGTGGCAACACTGGCGGAGGCGGCACCCTTGCACAGGCAGCACGGGGAGCTGCGGGCTTGGCGCCGGCTGTCACAGACGATCTTTGTAGCGCTGAATCTTCACGTGGCATCGTTAGCTCGCAAGCCCAGTGGGGAGTGCGGACGTCCTTCCGGAGTTATATCCGAGGAACGATCGCCAATGGCGGCTGGAACCTTACCGGGGTGAGCTTCAATAATGACACCTTCAACTTCACTGGTACCTCAGGCGCTGTTGATCCAGCGACTAAAACCGGCACCATTATGTATCCCGGAACAATCAACTTCTACGGTCATGGGGGAATTCTAGACACCACGTTTAGTAACATGGAGATTCAATTCTCCGGCAATTCCGGACAGTTAATCGTCGATGCGCAATCGAACAGCGTAGAAGGTATACCCAAAGACTACGGGCGTGTGGCGCTAGCAGATCTCAGTTTCAGCTCACTCGACGTGAATGATTCTTCTGCCTCAGGTCAAGCGCAGGCCTACCTTACTGAAGCAGGGGCTGACGCATTTGGTCAGTTCTACCCCGTCGGCGACGCACTCGATCCCATAAGTTTTGACGCACAACTCGGCGGACCTCCTTCCTGCGTCGAAGGCCAAGGCACCGCAGCAAGCCAAGCAGGATCTGGAAGCTCCGCCGATAAGGAAGCTGCAGCAAAGCTGCGTGCCGGCGGAGTCGGAGCAAACGGTAGCGCTGGCGCGCCAGGAGATAAGCCCGGAGCAAAAAACGATCCGGCGAACCCTGACAATGCTCACCTGGCGCACTCAGAATCGTCCGAAGAAGGCGACGGCGAAGACAAAGGTGGTCTCTTCCGGATTAAGAACAGTGCCAGCGGCGAAGGAGACGAAGGTTTGTGGAGCGACGCTAACATTGCTCGGCTGCTCATGATCATTGCATCACTCGGTGTCGGGGCGTTCAGCACCATGCGTTCACTCCGCGTTTTCTAA
- a CDS encoding WXG100 family type VII secretion target — protein MARFYSFTTSIGDSSVQAILNVQSDIRSTLDTLERQVHSLAAQWLGSESEEYQDLIHKWNSGAEGIRSQLTIVVSGLNQFSDGNTELRTSIGSRIGSMR, from the coding sequence ATGGCACGTTTTTACAGCTTTACTACTTCAATTGGTGATTCGAGTGTTCAAGCTATCCTGAACGTCCAATCTGACATTCGCAGCACGTTGGATACTCTAGAGCGCCAGGTACATTCGTTGGCTGCCCAATGGCTCGGTTCTGAGTCAGAGGAATACCAAGACCTCATCCACAAATGGAACTCGGGGGCAGAAGGAATCAGATCTCAACTGACCATTGTCGTCTCCGGCCTTAATCAATTCAGCGACGGAAATACCGAGTTACGCACTTCTATTGGCAGCCGGATAGGAAGCATGCGATAG